A part of Peromyscus maniculatus bairdii isolate BWxNUB_F1_BW_parent chromosome 10, HU_Pman_BW_mat_3.1, whole genome shotgun sequence genomic DNA contains:
- the Znf644 gene encoding zinc finger protein 644 isoform X3, with protein MKLFLHRDVNKPKFRLNVLNDLAINMDDLKINTDITGAKEELQDDSNFISEKDSGVHKPKDCQTSFQKNNSLTLSEELSEDKSEKALSGGQSALFIPAGAPAVSSENFTLPTGAVVNGPVSRSSLTKTSNMNEGSVSLTTGQPVDQPATESCSTLKAAADLQLSAPQKASQHQVLFLLSDVAHTKNTAHSIKKLPTSALVGCDVPNSVGSSMKSESTLLNQVEVGEGNEGVLVKDDCVNTLAGISSGTDEFRPENDTNWDPQKEFIQFLMTNEETVDKPPVLPKVVGLEKKRKRKMDVSKITRYTEGGFSDSNRVPNKSKVLEVDFLGQNEEGQAIDSQKYTLSKVKPESADEDLESVDTFQHLVYNSDKCGEDNSPAHTRTLISNTLKKKCEESDCESPAAFSPEEPSFYPCTKCNVNFREKKHLHRHMMYHLDGNSHFRHLNVPRPYACRECGRTFRDRNSLLKHMIIHQERRQKLMEEIRELKELQDEGRSARLQCPQCVFGTNCPKTFVQHAKTHEKDKRYYCCEECNFMAVTENELECHRGIAHGAAVKCPIVSSDVTQRKTQKKTLMKDSVTGSSKKSATYLCKMCPFTTSARSILKKHMEYLHSPSCVDSLNPLGLDKRKSDILEESVDVDCTKPLVKQQSATFPKNSALKQDVKRTFSSSSQSSNLSKFHKRPHRIQKARKSIAQSGVNACNQNSSPHKNVTVKSSTDQKPKYFHQAAKEKSNARANSSYLYRHKYENYRMIKKSGESYPLPFKKEVNSLNSLHLFSSSSNSHNNFISDPHNPDTKRPDHKRVAVKRVVKASKKESSGGEDLDSYPDFLHKMTVVVLQKLNSAEKKDSYETEDDSSWDNVELGDYTTQAMEGEAYSGLSQEHVNLLPLFKSKMESQGPGDSAALSYNQNDGFYFEYYEDGGTNSFLHEIHDPQHLENAETPLSKHNSVFHWTDLSLEKKSCPYCPATFETGVGLSNHVRGHLHRAGLSYEARHVVSPEQIATSDKMQHFKRTGAATPVKRVRKAVEKAETASEHTCQLCGGWFDTKIGLSNHVRGHLKRLGKTKWDAHKSPICVLNEMMQNEEKYEKILKALNSRRIIPRPFVAQKLTSGDDFLSQNVLPLDEYRNGLKTEALSVSASEEEGLSFLNECDETKPELPSGKKNQSLTLIELLRNKRMGEERNSALSPQKIHNQTARKRFVQKCVLPLHEDSPLMYQPQKMDLTMHSALDCKQKKSRSRSGSKKKMLTLPHGADEVYILRCRFCGLVFRGPLSVQEDWIKHLQRHIVNANLPRTGAGMVEVTSLLKKPASITETSFSLLMAEAAS; from the exons aCTAAATGTGTTAAATGATCTTGCCATCAATATGGATGATTTGAAGATAAACACCGATATTACTGGTGCTAAAGAAGAACTCCAAGATGACAGCAATTTTATCTCAGAGAAAGACAGTGGAGTTCATAAACCAAAAGATTGTCAGACATCATTTCAGAAAAACAATTCATTGACTCTGTCTGAAGAATTGTCAGAGGATAAATCAGAAAAAGCCTTAAGTGGAGGCCAGTCTGCTTTGTTTATACCTGCCGGCGCTCCTGCTGTTTCTAGTGAAAACTTTACCTTGCCTACAGGAGCTGTCGTTAATGGACCAGTTTCACGCTCCTCCTTAACAAAGACTTCCAATATGAATGAAGGTAGTGTTTCATTAACCACTGGACAGCCTGTGGATCAGCCAGCAACAGAATCTTGTTCAACGTTGAAGGCAGCAGCTGATCTTCAGCTGTCTGCACCACAAAAAGCAAGTCAACACCAAGTTCTGTTTTTGTTATCAGATGTAGCACATACTAAGAATACAGCCCATTCCATTAAAAAactacctacctctgctttagTTGGTTGTGATGTTCCGAATTCAGTAGGGAGCAGTATGAAGTCAGAGAGCACTTTACTAAATCAAGTAGAGGTGGGTGAGGGTAATGAAGGTGTATTGGTAAAAGATGATTGTGTCAATACATTAGCAGGAATTTCCTCAGGTACAGATGAATTTAGGCCAGAAAATGATACAAACTGGGATCCCCAAAAAGAGTTCATTCAGTTTCTTATGACTAATGAAGAAACAGTGGATAAACCTCCCGTTCTTCCTAAAGTCGTAGGTCTCGAAAAAAAGAGAAAGCGAAAAATGGATGTAAGCAAAATAACTCGTTACACAGAGGGTGGTTTTAGTGATTCTAATCGTGTACCCAATAAATCAAAAGTGCTAGAAGTCGACTTTCTGGGGCAGAATGAGGAGGGACAAGCAATAGATTCACAGAAATACACTTTGTCCAAAGTGAAACCGGAGTCTGCTGACGAAGACTTGGAGTCTGTGGATACTTTTCAGCATCTGGTTTATAACTCAGATAAATGTGGAGAAGATAATTCACCTGCTCATACTCGCACTTTGATTTCAAACACcttgaaaaagaaatgtgaagaGAGTGACTGTGAGTCCCCCGCTGCCTTCAGCCCCGAAGAGCCGTCGTTCTACCCCTGCACGAAGTGCAACGTGAACTTCCGGGAGAAGAAGCACTTGCACAGGCACATGATGTACCACCTGGACGGAAACAGCCACTTTCGCCACCTTAACGTCCCGAGGCCGTACGCCTGCAGAGAGTGCGGACGGACTTTCCGGGACCGCAATTCGCTGCTGAAGCACATGATCATTCACCAGGAAAGAAGACAGAAGCTGATGGAAGAAATTCGTGAACTGAAAGAACTCCAAGATGAAGGAAGAAGTGCGCGATTACAATGCCCTCAGTGTGTGTTTGGTACCAATTGCCCTAAGACGTTTGTGCAACATGCTAAAACGCATGAGAAAGACAAAAGGtactactgctgtgaagagtGTAACTTCATGGCAGTGACAGAAAATGAATTGGAATGCCACCGAGGCATTGCCCATGGAGCAGCGGTGAAATGTCCTATCGTCAGTTCCGATGTAACTCagaggaaaacacaaaaaaagactTTGATGAAAGACTCTGTTACAGGATCGTCCAAAAAGTCAGCTACATACCTATGTAAAATGTGTCCCTTTACCACTTCAGCCAGAAGTATTTTGAAAAAGCACATGGAGTATTTGCATTCCCCATCATGTGTTGATTCATTGAATCCTCTTGGACTTGACAAAAGAAAAAGTGACATCCTGGAGGAATCTGTAGATGTCGATTGCACTAAGCCATTAGTTAAACAACAGTCAGCCACATTTCCAAAGAACTCTGCTTTAAAACAAGATGTTAAACGAACATTTTCATCAAGCTCACAATCGAGTAATTTATCAAAATTTCATAAGCGGCCACATAGAATACAAAAAGCCCGGAAAAGTATTGCCCAGTCTGGTGTAAATGCATGCAATCAAAACAGCTCTCCTCACAAGAATGTTACGGTTAAAAGCAGCACTGACCAAAAGCCAAAGTATTTCCATcaagcagcaaaagaaaaatctaatGCCAGGGCAAATAGCAGTTATTTATATAGACACAAGTATGAAAACTACAGGATGATCAAAAAATCAGGTGAATCATACCCACTTCCTTTCAAAAAAGAGGTTAATTCATTAAACTCTTTACATCTGTTTTCATCATCGAGTAATTCtcataataattttatttcagacCCTCATAACCCAGACACCAAAAGGCCAGATCACAAGCGTGTAGCCGTAAAAAGAGTAGTTAAGGCTTCCAAGAAGGAAAGTTCTGGTGGAGAAGACTTGGATAGCTATCCTGATTTTCTGCATAAAATGACTGTTGTTGTTTTGCAAAAGCTTAATTCTGCTGAAAAGAAAGATAGTTATGAAACAGAAGATGACAGTTCCTGGGACAATGTGGAGCTAGGTGATTACACTACACAGGCCATGGAAGGGGAAGCCTACAGTGGTCTTAGTCAGGAGCATGTGAACCTGTTGCCCCTATTTAAAAGCAAGATGGAAAGCCAAGGTCCTGGAGACAGTGCTGCCCTCAGTTACAATCAGAACGACGGCTTTTATTTTGAGTACTATGAAGACGGGGGCACCAACAGCTTTTTACACGAGATACACGATCCTCAGCATTTGGAAAACGCAGAAACGCCTTTGTCAAAGCATAACTCGGTTTTTCACTGGACTGATTTGTCCCTTGAGAAGAAGTCTTGTCCTTATTGCCCAGCAACATTTGAAACAGGTGTTGGGCTGTCCAACCACGTCCGAGGACACCTTCATAGAGCAGGATTAAGCTATGAAGCCCGGCACGTTGTGTCACCAGAACAGATAGCCACAAGTGACAAAATGCAGCATTTCAAAAGGACTGGCGCAGCGACGCCTGTGAAGCGAGTTAGAAAAG CTGTAGAGAAGGCTGAGACTGCTTCTGAACACACTTGTCAGCTCTGTGGTGGTTGGTTTGACACAAAGATTGGGTTATCAAATCATGTCAGAGGCCATCTGAAAAGACTTGGGAAAACTAAGTGGGATGCTCACAAATCTCCAATCTGTGTTCTGAATGAGATGATGCAGAATGAAGAGAAGTATGAAAAGATTTTAAAGGCACTGAACAGTCGTCGCATTATTCCCAGACCGTTTGTAGCTCAGAAACTCACATCGGGTGATGACTTCCTGTCTCAGAATGTTTTACCTCTTGATGAATATCGTAATGGCCTAAAGACAGAGGCTCTGTCAGTGTCTGCATCAGAGGAAGAAGGCCTGAGTTTCCTAAATGAATGTGACGAAACAAAACCCGAACTGCCCAGTGGAAAAAAGAACCAGTCTCTTACACTGATAGAACTTCTTAGAAACAAAAGAATGGGTGAAGAAAGGAATTCTGCTCTTTCTCCTCAGAAGATCCATAACCAGACAGCAAGAAAGAGATTTGTCCAGAAATGTGTTCTTCCATTACATGAAGACAGTCCCTTGATGTATCAACCACAAAAAATGGACTTGACTATGCACTCAG
- the Znf644 gene encoding zinc finger protein 644 isoform X6, translating to MKLFLHRDVNKPKFRLNVLNDLAINMDDLKINTDITGAKEELQDDSNFISEKDSGVHKPKDCQTSFQKNNSLTLSEELSEDKSEKALSGGQSALFIPAGAPAVSSENFTLPTGAVVNGPVSRSSLTKTSNMNEGSVSLTTGQPVDQPATESCSTLKAAADLQLSAPQKASQHQVLFLLSDVAHTKNTAHSIKKLPTSALVGCDVPNSVGSSMKSESTLLNQVEVGEGNEGVLVKDDCVNTLAGISSGTDEFRPENDTNWDPQKEFIQFLMTNEETVDKPPVLPKVVGLEKKRKRKMDVSKITRYTEGGFSDSNRVPNKSKVLEVDFLGQNEEGQAIDSQKYTLSKVKPESADEDLESVDTFQHLVYNSDKCGEDNSPAHTRTLISNTLKKKCEESDCESPAAFSPEEPSFYPCTKCNVNFREKKHLHRHMMYHLDGNSHFRHLNVPRPYACRECGRTFRDRNSLLKHMIIHQERRQKLMEEIRELKELQDEGRSARLQCPQCVFGTNCPKTFVQHAKTHEKDKRYYCCEECNFMAVTENELECHRGIAHGAAVKCPIVSSDVTQRKTQKKTLMKDSVTGSSKKSATYLCKMCPFTTSARSILKKHMEYLHSPSCVDSLNPLGLDKRKSDILEESVDVDCTKPLVKQQSATFPKNSALKQDVKRTFSSSSQSSNLSKFHKRPHRIQKARKSIAQSGVNACNQNSSPHKNVTVKSSTDQKPKYFHQAAKEKSNARANSSYLYRHKYENYRMIKKSDPHNPDTKRPDHKRVAVKRVVKASKKESSGGEDLDSYPDFLHKMTVVVLQKLNSAEKKDSYETEDDSSWDNVELGDYTTQAMEGEAYSGLSQEHVNLLPLFKSKMESQGPGDSAALSYNQNDGFYFEYYEDGGTNSFLHEIHDPQHLENAETPLSKHNSVFHWTDLSLEKKSCPYCPATFETGVGLSNHVRGHLHRAGLSYEARHVVSPEQIATSDKMQHFKRTGAATPVKRVRKAVEKAETASEHTCQLCGGWFDTKIGLSNHVRGHLKRLGKTKWDAHKSPICVLNEMMQNEEKYEKILKALNSRRIIPRPFVAQKLTSGDDFLSQNVLPLDEYRNGLKTEALSVSASEEEGLSFLNECDETKPELPSGKKNQSLTLIELLRNKRMGEERNSALSPQKIHNQTARKRFVQKCVLPLHEDSPLMYQPQKMDLTMHSALDCKQKKSRSRSGSKKKMLTLPHGADEVYILRCRFCGLVFRGPLSVQEDWIKHLQRHIVNANLPRTGAGMVEVTSLLKKPASITETSFSLLMAEAAS from the exons aCTAAATGTGTTAAATGATCTTGCCATCAATATGGATGATTTGAAGATAAACACCGATATTACTGGTGCTAAAGAAGAACTCCAAGATGACAGCAATTTTATCTCAGAGAAAGACAGTGGAGTTCATAAACCAAAAGATTGTCAGACATCATTTCAGAAAAACAATTCATTGACTCTGTCTGAAGAATTGTCAGAGGATAAATCAGAAAAAGCCTTAAGTGGAGGCCAGTCTGCTTTGTTTATACCTGCCGGCGCTCCTGCTGTTTCTAGTGAAAACTTTACCTTGCCTACAGGAGCTGTCGTTAATGGACCAGTTTCACGCTCCTCCTTAACAAAGACTTCCAATATGAATGAAGGTAGTGTTTCATTAACCACTGGACAGCCTGTGGATCAGCCAGCAACAGAATCTTGTTCAACGTTGAAGGCAGCAGCTGATCTTCAGCTGTCTGCACCACAAAAAGCAAGTCAACACCAAGTTCTGTTTTTGTTATCAGATGTAGCACATACTAAGAATACAGCCCATTCCATTAAAAAactacctacctctgctttagTTGGTTGTGATGTTCCGAATTCAGTAGGGAGCAGTATGAAGTCAGAGAGCACTTTACTAAATCAAGTAGAGGTGGGTGAGGGTAATGAAGGTGTATTGGTAAAAGATGATTGTGTCAATACATTAGCAGGAATTTCCTCAGGTACAGATGAATTTAGGCCAGAAAATGATACAAACTGGGATCCCCAAAAAGAGTTCATTCAGTTTCTTATGACTAATGAAGAAACAGTGGATAAACCTCCCGTTCTTCCTAAAGTCGTAGGTCTCGAAAAAAAGAGAAAGCGAAAAATGGATGTAAGCAAAATAACTCGTTACACAGAGGGTGGTTTTAGTGATTCTAATCGTGTACCCAATAAATCAAAAGTGCTAGAAGTCGACTTTCTGGGGCAGAATGAGGAGGGACAAGCAATAGATTCACAGAAATACACTTTGTCCAAAGTGAAACCGGAGTCTGCTGACGAAGACTTGGAGTCTGTGGATACTTTTCAGCATCTGGTTTATAACTCAGATAAATGTGGAGAAGATAATTCACCTGCTCATACTCGCACTTTGATTTCAAACACcttgaaaaagaaatgtgaagaGAGTGACTGTGAGTCCCCCGCTGCCTTCAGCCCCGAAGAGCCGTCGTTCTACCCCTGCACGAAGTGCAACGTGAACTTCCGGGAGAAGAAGCACTTGCACAGGCACATGATGTACCACCTGGACGGAAACAGCCACTTTCGCCACCTTAACGTCCCGAGGCCGTACGCCTGCAGAGAGTGCGGACGGACTTTCCGGGACCGCAATTCGCTGCTGAAGCACATGATCATTCACCAGGAAAGAAGACAGAAGCTGATGGAAGAAATTCGTGAACTGAAAGAACTCCAAGATGAAGGAAGAAGTGCGCGATTACAATGCCCTCAGTGTGTGTTTGGTACCAATTGCCCTAAGACGTTTGTGCAACATGCTAAAACGCATGAGAAAGACAAAAGGtactactgctgtgaagagtGTAACTTCATGGCAGTGACAGAAAATGAATTGGAATGCCACCGAGGCATTGCCCATGGAGCAGCGGTGAAATGTCCTATCGTCAGTTCCGATGTAACTCagaggaaaacacaaaaaaagactTTGATGAAAGACTCTGTTACAGGATCGTCCAAAAAGTCAGCTACATACCTATGTAAAATGTGTCCCTTTACCACTTCAGCCAGAAGTATTTTGAAAAAGCACATGGAGTATTTGCATTCCCCATCATGTGTTGATTCATTGAATCCTCTTGGACTTGACAAAAGAAAAAGTGACATCCTGGAGGAATCTGTAGATGTCGATTGCACTAAGCCATTAGTTAAACAACAGTCAGCCACATTTCCAAAGAACTCTGCTTTAAAACAAGATGTTAAACGAACATTTTCATCAAGCTCACAATCGAGTAATTTATCAAAATTTCATAAGCGGCCACATAGAATACAAAAAGCCCGGAAAAGTATTGCCCAGTCTGGTGTAAATGCATGCAATCAAAACAGCTCTCCTCACAAGAATGTTACGGTTAAAAGCAGCACTGACCAAAAGCCAAAGTATTTCCATcaagcagcaaaagaaaaatctaatGCCAGGGCAAATAGCAGTTATTTATATAGACACAAGTATGAAAACTACAGGATGATCAAAAAATCAG acCCTCATAACCCAGACACCAAAAGGCCAGATCACAAGCGTGTAGCCGTAAAAAGAGTAGTTAAGGCTTCCAAGAAGGAAAGTTCTGGTGGAGAAGACTTGGATAGCTATCCTGATTTTCTGCATAAAATGACTGTTGTTGTTTTGCAAAAGCTTAATTCTGCTGAAAAGAAAGATAGTTATGAAACAGAAGATGACAGTTCCTGGGACAATGTGGAGCTAGGTGATTACACTACACAGGCCATGGAAGGGGAAGCCTACAGTGGTCTTAGTCAGGAGCATGTGAACCTGTTGCCCCTATTTAAAAGCAAGATGGAAAGCCAAGGTCCTGGAGACAGTGCTGCCCTCAGTTACAATCAGAACGACGGCTTTTATTTTGAGTACTATGAAGACGGGGGCACCAACAGCTTTTTACACGAGATACACGATCCTCAGCATTTGGAAAACGCAGAAACGCCTTTGTCAAAGCATAACTCGGTTTTTCACTGGACTGATTTGTCCCTTGAGAAGAAGTCTTGTCCTTATTGCCCAGCAACATTTGAAACAGGTGTTGGGCTGTCCAACCACGTCCGAGGACACCTTCATAGAGCAGGATTAAGCTATGAAGCCCGGCACGTTGTGTCACCAGAACAGATAGCCACAAGTGACAAAATGCAGCATTTCAAAAGGACTGGCGCAGCGACGCCTGTGAAGCGAGTTAGAAAAG CTGTAGAGAAGGCTGAGACTGCTTCTGAACACACTTGTCAGCTCTGTGGTGGTTGGTTTGACACAAAGATTGGGTTATCAAATCATGTCAGAGGCCATCTGAAAAGACTTGGGAAAACTAAGTGGGATGCTCACAAATCTCCAATCTGTGTTCTGAATGAGATGATGCAGAATGAAGAGAAGTATGAAAAGATTTTAAAGGCACTGAACAGTCGTCGCATTATTCCCAGACCGTTTGTAGCTCAGAAACTCACATCGGGTGATGACTTCCTGTCTCAGAATGTTTTACCTCTTGATGAATATCGTAATGGCCTAAAGACAGAGGCTCTGTCAGTGTCTGCATCAGAGGAAGAAGGCCTGAGTTTCCTAAATGAATGTGACGAAACAAAACCCGAACTGCCCAGTGGAAAAAAGAACCAGTCTCTTACACTGATAGAACTTCTTAGAAACAAAAGAATGGGTGAAGAAAGGAATTCTGCTCTTTCTCCTCAGAAGATCCATAACCAGACAGCAAGAAAGAGATTTGTCCAGAAATGTGTTCTTCCATTACATGAAGACAGTCCCTTGATGTATCAACCACAAAAAATGGACTTGACTATGCACTCAG
- the Znf644 gene encoding zinc finger protein 644 isoform X4, with protein MDDLKINTDITGAKEELQDDSNFISEKDSGVHKPKDCQTSFQKNNSLTLSEELSEDKSEKALSGGQSALFIPAGAPAVSSENFTLPTGAVVNGPVSRSSLTKTSNMNEGSVSLTTGQPVDQPATESCSTLKAAADLQLSAPQKASQHQVLFLLSDVAHTKNTAHSIKKLPTSALVGCDVPNSVGSSMKSESTLLNQVEVGEGNEGVLVKDDCVNTLAGISSGTDEFRPENDTNWDPQKEFIQFLMTNEETVDKPPVLPKVVGLEKKRKRKMDVSKITRYTEGGFSDSNRVPNKSKVLEVDFLGQNEEGQAIDSQKYTLSKVKPESADEDLESVDTFQHLVYNSDKCGEDNSPAHTRTLISNTLKKKCEESDCESPAAFSPEEPSFYPCTKCNVNFREKKHLHRHMMYHLDGNSHFRHLNVPRPYACRECGRTFRDRNSLLKHMIIHQERRQKLMEEIRELKELQDEGRSARLQCPQCVFGTNCPKTFVQHAKTHEKDKRYYCCEECNFMAVTENELECHRGIAHGAAVKCPIVSSDVTQRKTQKKTLMKDSVTGSSKKSATYLCKMCPFTTSARSILKKHMEYLHSPSCVDSLNPLGLDKRKSDILEESVDVDCTKPLVKQQSATFPKNSALKQDVKRTFSSSSQSSNLSKFHKRPHRIQKARKSIAQSGVNACNQNSSPHKNVTVKSSTDQKPKYFHQAAKEKSNARANSSYLYRHKYENYRMIKKSGESYPLPFKKEVNSLNSLHLFSSSSNSHNNFISDPHNPDTKRPDHKRVAVKRVVKASKKESSGGEDLDSYPDFLHKMTVVVLQKLNSAEKKDSYETEDDSSWDNVELGDYTTQAMEGEAYSGLSQEHVNLLPLFKSKMESQGPGDSAALSYNQNDGFYFEYYEDGGTNSFLHEIHDPQHLENAETPLSKHNSVFHWTDLSLEKKSCPYCPATFETGVGLSNHVRGHLHRAGLSYEARHVVSPEQIATSDKMQHFKRTGAATPVKRVRKAVEKAETASEHTCQLCGGWFDTKIGLSNHVRGHLKRLGKTKWDAHKSPICVLNEMMQNEEKYEKILKALNSRRIIPRPFVAQKLTSGDDFLSQNVLPLDEYRNGLKTEALSVSASEEEGLSFLNECDETKPELPSGKKNQSLTLIELLRNKRMGEERNSALSPQKIHNQTARKRFVQKCVLPLHEDSPLMYQPQKMDLTMHSGVPVKLRTCVHCTTTFTSAVSLSNHFRACARRKSAGLVPGTALDCKQKKSRSRSGSKKKMLTLPHGADEVYILRCRFCGLVFRGPLSVQEDWIKHLQRHIVNANLPRTGAGMVEVTSLLKKPASITETSFSLLMAEAAS; from the exons ATGGATGATTTGAAGATAAACACCGATATTACTGGTGCTAAAGAAGAACTCCAAGATGACAGCAATTTTATCTCAGAGAAAGACAGTGGAGTTCATAAACCAAAAGATTGTCAGACATCATTTCAGAAAAACAATTCATTGACTCTGTCTGAAGAATTGTCAGAGGATAAATCAGAAAAAGCCTTAAGTGGAGGCCAGTCTGCTTTGTTTATACCTGCCGGCGCTCCTGCTGTTTCTAGTGAAAACTTTACCTTGCCTACAGGAGCTGTCGTTAATGGACCAGTTTCACGCTCCTCCTTAACAAAGACTTCCAATATGAATGAAGGTAGTGTTTCATTAACCACTGGACAGCCTGTGGATCAGCCAGCAACAGAATCTTGTTCAACGTTGAAGGCAGCAGCTGATCTTCAGCTGTCTGCACCACAAAAAGCAAGTCAACACCAAGTTCTGTTTTTGTTATCAGATGTAGCACATACTAAGAATACAGCCCATTCCATTAAAAAactacctacctctgctttagTTGGTTGTGATGTTCCGAATTCAGTAGGGAGCAGTATGAAGTCAGAGAGCACTTTACTAAATCAAGTAGAGGTGGGTGAGGGTAATGAAGGTGTATTGGTAAAAGATGATTGTGTCAATACATTAGCAGGAATTTCCTCAGGTACAGATGAATTTAGGCCAGAAAATGATACAAACTGGGATCCCCAAAAAGAGTTCATTCAGTTTCTTATGACTAATGAAGAAACAGTGGATAAACCTCCCGTTCTTCCTAAAGTCGTAGGTCTCGAAAAAAAGAGAAAGCGAAAAATGGATGTAAGCAAAATAACTCGTTACACAGAGGGTGGTTTTAGTGATTCTAATCGTGTACCCAATAAATCAAAAGTGCTAGAAGTCGACTTTCTGGGGCAGAATGAGGAGGGACAAGCAATAGATTCACAGAAATACACTTTGTCCAAAGTGAAACCGGAGTCTGCTGACGAAGACTTGGAGTCTGTGGATACTTTTCAGCATCTGGTTTATAACTCAGATAAATGTGGAGAAGATAATTCACCTGCTCATACTCGCACTTTGATTTCAAACACcttgaaaaagaaatgtgaagaGAGTGACTGTGAGTCCCCCGCTGCCTTCAGCCCCGAAGAGCCGTCGTTCTACCCCTGCACGAAGTGCAACGTGAACTTCCGGGAGAAGAAGCACTTGCACAGGCACATGATGTACCACCTGGACGGAAACAGCCACTTTCGCCACCTTAACGTCCCGAGGCCGTACGCCTGCAGAGAGTGCGGACGGACTTTCCGGGACCGCAATTCGCTGCTGAAGCACATGATCATTCACCAGGAAAGAAGACAGAAGCTGATGGAAGAAATTCGTGAACTGAAAGAACTCCAAGATGAAGGAAGAAGTGCGCGATTACAATGCCCTCAGTGTGTGTTTGGTACCAATTGCCCTAAGACGTTTGTGCAACATGCTAAAACGCATGAGAAAGACAAAAGGtactactgctgtgaagagtGTAACTTCATGGCAGTGACAGAAAATGAATTGGAATGCCACCGAGGCATTGCCCATGGAGCAGCGGTGAAATGTCCTATCGTCAGTTCCGATGTAACTCagaggaaaacacaaaaaaagactTTGATGAAAGACTCTGTTACAGGATCGTCCAAAAAGTCAGCTACATACCTATGTAAAATGTGTCCCTTTACCACTTCAGCCAGAAGTATTTTGAAAAAGCACATGGAGTATTTGCATTCCCCATCATGTGTTGATTCATTGAATCCTCTTGGACTTGACAAAAGAAAAAGTGACATCCTGGAGGAATCTGTAGATGTCGATTGCACTAAGCCATTAGTTAAACAACAGTCAGCCACATTTCCAAAGAACTCTGCTTTAAAACAAGATGTTAAACGAACATTTTCATCAAGCTCACAATCGAGTAATTTATCAAAATTTCATAAGCGGCCACATAGAATACAAAAAGCCCGGAAAAGTATTGCCCAGTCTGGTGTAAATGCATGCAATCAAAACAGCTCTCCTCACAAGAATGTTACGGTTAAAAGCAGCACTGACCAAAAGCCAAAGTATTTCCATcaagcagcaaaagaaaaatctaatGCCAGGGCAAATAGCAGTTATTTATATAGACACAAGTATGAAAACTACAGGATGATCAAAAAATCAGGTGAATCATACCCACTTCCTTTCAAAAAAGAGGTTAATTCATTAAACTCTTTACATCTGTTTTCATCATCGAGTAATTCtcataataattttatttcagacCCTCATAACCCAGACACCAAAAGGCCAGATCACAAGCGTGTAGCCGTAAAAAGAGTAGTTAAGGCTTCCAAGAAGGAAAGTTCTGGTGGAGAAGACTTGGATAGCTATCCTGATTTTCTGCATAAAATGACTGTTGTTGTTTTGCAAAAGCTTAATTCTGCTGAAAAGAAAGATAGTTATGAAACAGAAGATGACAGTTCCTGGGACAATGTGGAGCTAGGTGATTACACTACACAGGCCATGGAAGGGGAAGCCTACAGTGGTCTTAGTCAGGAGCATGTGAACCTGTTGCCCCTATTTAAAAGCAAGATGGAAAGCCAAGGTCCTGGAGACAGTGCTGCCCTCAGTTACAATCAGAACGACGGCTTTTATTTTGAGTACTATGAAGACGGGGGCACCAACAGCTTTTTACACGAGATACACGATCCTCAGCATTTGGAAAACGCAGAAACGCCTTTGTCAAAGCATAACTCGGTTTTTCACTGGACTGATTTGTCCCTTGAGAAGAAGTCTTGTCCTTATTGCCCAGCAACATTTGAAACAGGTGTTGGGCTGTCCAACCACGTCCGAGGACACCTTCATAGAGCAGGATTAAGCTATGAAGCCCGGCACGTTGTGTCACCAGAACAGATAGCCACAAGTGACAAAATGCAGCATTTCAAAAGGACTGGCGCAGCGACGCCTGTGAAGCGAGTTAGAAAAG CTGTAGAGAAGGCTGAGACTGCTTCTGAACACACTTGTCAGCTCTGTGGTGGTTGGTTTGACACAAAGATTGGGTTATCAAATCATGTCAGAGGCCATCTGAAAAGACTTGGGAAAACTAAGTGGGATGCTCACAAATCTCCAATCTGTGTTCTGAATGAGATGATGCAGAATGAAGAGAAGTATGAAAAGATTTTAAAGGCACTGAACAGTCGTCGCATTATTCCCAGACCGTTTGTAGCTCAGAAACTCACATCGGGTGATGACTTCCTGTCTCAGAATGTTTTACCTCTTGATGAATATCGTAATGGCCTAAAGACAGAGGCTCTGTCAGTGTCTGCATCAGAGGAAGAAGGCCTGAGTTTCCTAAATGAATGTGACGAAACAAAACCCGAACTGCCCAGTGGAAAAAAGAACCAGTCTCTTACACTGATAGAACTTCTTAGAAACAAAAGAATGGGTGAAGAAAGGAATTCTGCTCTTTCTCCTCAGAAGATCCATAACCAGACAGCAAGAAAGAGATTTGTCCAGAAATGTGTTCTTCCATTACATGAAGACAGTCCCTTGATGTATCAACCACAAAAAATGGACTTGACTATGCACTCAG GTGTGCCTGTGAAGCTTAGAACATGTGTGCATTGCACTACGACGTTCACAAGTGCTGTTAGCCTGTCCAACCACTTCCGCGCTTGTGCACGAAGGAAGAGTGCTGGACTTGTGCCTGGTACAG